A stretch of the Desulforamulus ferrireducens genome encodes the following:
- a CDS encoding NEDD8-activating enzyme E1 regulatory subunit, with amino-acid sequence MKQRINLIEAINRFRALNLSVSPVPGTSKYCISFPNGHCTLLDEKMLLEMARDLKGEGAKEIYERLQAFASSVI; translated from the coding sequence ATGAAGCAGCGGATCAACCTCATAGAAGCGATCAATAGATTCCGAGCCCTGAATTTGTCAGTTTCACCAGTACCGGGTACCAGTAAATACTGTATTTCCTTTCCCAATGGGCACTGCACCCTGTTAGATGAAAAAATGCTTTTAGAAATGGCCCGTGATTTAAAGGGTGAGGGGGCAAAGGAAATTTATGAGCGTCTCCAAGCCTTTGCCAGTAGCGTTATCTGA
- a CDS encoding methyl-accepting chemotaxis protein translates to MTTVGIVGGGRGGLAMLRLMSSLSDVKLVGIADINENAPALKVAREAGIPTYLDFKELLKIPNLDVVLDVTGNAQVNQALLENKQEHTHLADAMVSKLMYTVARGQEETAEALRNQAQQLATMAEELNITIQKVPAAIDGVTKVLGVHCEKLNSAVIEAEKHLKDTDEVIEFIKKVADQTKLLGLNAAIEAARAGNHGKGFGVVANEVRKLAEDSVVSAKKISTILANIEESMKTIIDGVEETSGIAQMQSNTTEQVNLAVEQLGHMADELKDFANKLANFGN, encoded by the coding sequence ATGACTACAGTGGGGATTGTAGGTGGCGGACGAGGTGGCTTAGCCATGTTACGTCTGATGTCATCACTTTCCGATGTAAAACTAGTTGGTATAGCCGATATCAATGAGAATGCCCCTGCCTTAAAAGTAGCCAGGGAAGCTGGTATTCCTACCTACTTGGACTTTAAAGAGCTTTTAAAAATTCCCAATTTAGATGTGGTTTTAGATGTAACAGGAAATGCCCAGGTTAATCAGGCCCTATTGGAAAATAAACAAGAGCATACCCATTTGGCAGATGCCATGGTATCTAAATTAATGTATACTGTGGCCCGCGGTCAGGAAGAAACTGCGGAAGCATTAAGAAATCAAGCGCAACAGTTAGCAACCATGGCAGAAGAATTAAATATTACCATACAAAAGGTACCTGCTGCCATTGATGGAGTTACCAAGGTTTTAGGAGTCCACTGTGAAAAACTCAATTCCGCTGTGATCGAGGCTGAGAAGCATTTAAAAGATACAGATGAAGTAATAGAATTTATCAAGAAAGTTGCGGATCAAACGAAATTATTGGGTCTTAATGCTGCCATAGAAGCGGCCCGAGCAGGGAATCACGGGAAGGGCTTTGGTGTAGTGGCCAATGAAGTGCGCAAGTTGGCAGAGGATAGTGTTGTTTCAGCTAAGAAAATCAGTACTATTTTAGCCAATATTGAAGAATCCATGAAAACCATCATTGATGGGGTTGAGGAAACCTCTGGTATCGCCCAAATGCAAAGCAATACCACTGAACAGGTTAACCTAGCGGTGGAACAACTGGGTCACATGGCCGATGAATTAAAGGACTTTGCCAATAAGCTGGCAAATTTTGGAAATTAG